The DNA segment TCATCGAGTCAAATATCGATCACCTTGACTCACAGATATGTACTGCAACATTAAACTCACAGTGGTTATGACCTCAAGCCTTCATGACCTTAATTTATTGTAGTGGTTGCTGCTGGTGGAGCTGTAGAAGTCACATCACACCACAGGCTGTTGTCTTGTGGGCACCAACTGCTCATGAATGCTCGCTCACCCACTCGAACGAGTTCAAAGGGAGTCAATGGTGTAGCTGTACGAGGATGAATGTGTCATCCACGCTCCCTAATGATAAATAGTGAAACTTAGACACcccaatatttttcttgaaagaatatattattatatgttcTTTAGATATATTTCCTCTtaaatattttcatataatttaatcctttattatttgtttagacttttttttttcaaacactgTTTGCTCAGAACTTTTGTATACTCTAATAGCGAATATTAAGTTTGCACTTCTTATGTAGTGGTGGTGTATATTTTTCTTAGAAGTGTACGGCAAGGATGATGTGCGGTTAGGATCCGCTCCGCTCCAACAATGCCTCTGGTTGGAGCCGTCTGATCCCCACATCAAGACCATCCATTGCCACGTACCTGGCTTGGGATTTCTAGAGGCGCAGCCCGATGACTGTGCGGCACTCGGAGACGATCCCAACCCCACTGGTATCGTTCGTGGAGGCATTTAAAGGCGTCGCTGCACTCCCAACCTTTTAGTGGGGGTTTGGACGAGGCCAAATCAGTGTAAGGAGCGTCGGAGAAGCTCCGGCCGTGTACACACAGGTCAAGGAAGAGAGTCCATGGAGAGGAAGGGAAGGGGAGAAGGTGGGCGGCGTTACCGAGCTTGCACTTGGCCCGCCTCCATGGATCTTAAGCGAGAGCACGAACGCCTGGTCGTCGAACCAGGACTTGCAGCGTTGACCTACATACAGCTCGAAGCTGATGCCCTGCCATTAGATTGGGATCAGTGCCTATCATTACGCGTCAAAATCTTTGTTTCCTCAGGAAATATGAAGACGATGGAGAAGACCACCTGAGGAGCTCAAAGGAGTAGCACGGTTCGAGGGAGAACATGGTGGCCTGGGTCTGCGTCGACTGCAAGTGCCTGcaccccgctgccgctgccgccgccgccgtaaGAAGAAGCGCCTGCTCGCGAGCTCGACGCCATCGACCGCTTGCAGACTCTGAGCAGCCTTCATTGAGATCAGGTGGAGGATGGGAAGGGAGTGTGTTGGACGCACTGTGATGGTAATGAAATCAACTCCATGTTCAAATGCTTGTTTGGAAACACTCTTCTTTATCTACCATCCCATGCTGGAGGACCTCCCAAGCATCTAATCTTCTGTCACAATTAtacttattttattatgattgtaCAGATTTTTTTAATGGCTCTTCCGTGGGTTTTAACTACAGAAAAAGGAAAGCAAATGAAGAGCTCATAAAATGTCAGAATCTGAGGCTAACTGTTACAGACTTCAGAATTATGATTAGTGCGATAAACCGATTTAAATAGACGATAATAATAGCATATTCATAAATATACAAAGTTCTGAGCAAATAGTATACCAAGTTGGGATCCCTAATCTTGCAGAATCTTTGGGACGATCCGTGTATTAGATCGGCAGCTATtgctgggaagaagaagaagaagaagaaaccagaTGCCTGATTGAATTCACGAGATGGTCGATTTCCTGGTTTGATTCGATGGGGTGCCTTCTACAACTCTGCATGTCATAAGTCTGTAAAAGTAAGTGGATTAAGGTGGGCAGGATGAGAAGAGTTTACCGGTTGTCTCACCTCAGAACGCCATAGTTCGTCTCCTGCTTTTCGAGGAATTATGTGAAGATGAGTCTGCAGAAGATGAAGGTTAAATGGAATCAGGTAAATACACAGCCGCCATTTACAAACTGAGACCATCTGTTGAGCACTAACATGAAATATTACTTGCCCTGCCGCTGATCCATTGTTGACCAATAAATTGAATGAATCTGCTTAGCAAGCAAATCAATCAGATGTAATCAACCACTTAAACATGATGATAAGAAAGAGGTACTCAAAAGGTTTCTTTATCCATTTTTTGACATTTGATTCGATTTTTCCAGTAGCAAATAGCTTAAATGAGGATCAGACTCAGGCAACTCATCCTTCAGTGGGTCGAGGGTCGCCGTTGATGACATTGGTTTCTAATTataagtttaagttcatgcaaagGAACATTAGAAAGAATAGAGTCCCTAAAGGATGCAAAAACAGGTACTATCATACTACAAAGAAGAAACTAAAAGGTAGAGGAGGGATCGGTAGGGCATTTGTTTCATGGTGTCAGGTTTTGGAGTCTGAGTAATGGAGACTGAGCAGGACTTTAAAGCATGGGTAGAACCAACCACTTGAAGTGGACATATTTCCATGCAAGCTCCCTCCCAGATGTAAGAATCATGATGTGAGACAATTTGTGATTTAAAAGAAAAGCACATATTATAAGTGATAATATGAAGGATTTAAGTAATACTCAATGCAATAAATCAAAGCATTATTACAGAGATATCAAAgatgaaaaacaaagaaaaaaatattttactacccACTTTAAGACCCAATAAGCACGGAAAGCTTCATCCAAAAAATAAGTGGAAGTGTTTGTTGACAAGAATTACTACCAGCAAGATTACTTATAAAATAACACTCAAAAGTAAGGATGAAACAAAGACAATAATGTGTGTAGACCATCTAGAAAAACCATGTATTCTCTTAGACATTAGTTTTAAATTTCTAAACCATGATGAAATAAAACAATGTTTGGCATGCAGTGGTCGATGTGGCAAAGGCGGGCTAACAAGTTTGTCAAAGGAGTTCTCCAACAGAATAAGCGATAAGATGAAAGACGACAATGGTTCCATGAGAAGCAAGATGCAATTAAACCACTGATAAAACAAAAGTTTTATTAGATATAAGGAAAGAAGATTATTAAATAGTTAATCAAGAGAATTCTTGAACATGTTCCACCTACCACATCGAGTAGCTTTCATTATACAACTGCTGAGAAATGGTATCTTGGAACACATGGCTGCTACAACCTGAATCAAAAACATGTAAAAATAAGGCAGTCAAATATCCTTCtcattttattttaagtgatgaATTTGTAAGTTGTTTCAATCAAAAAGACATGTACAATTGGATGTTAGAAAATGAGTAGGATAGAGGAGGAGTACATATTATTTGTAAGGAGGATAGAAGTCCTTGTAATGGTATATATATCATGACAGCTTTCATCCTAGTAAAGCTCAGCCGGAGAAGTCTTCAAACGGAGGTATCGAATATAGAACAGAAGCAATGAAGTCTCATCCCTTGTCACAAGTTTTTTTTCACTTAAAGcatgttttacatatgtaggcaATTTCTTAGCACAAATTTTAGATGATAAATCAACCAGAGTGATATAAATCAATCAAAGTTGGACACTACTGGAATATGACATTAGTTCAATAATTAGGGGAATTTTGATGTTTGAAGGAGTATAAAACTGGCTTTTCTACGATACAAAAGCTGGTTAAGCATTAGAAAATGTTTCTTTATTTCATCTCCAAGGTCTATGCATTTCCAATTGCCATGGCAAATGGATTAAGGACCGAACCTGTggcagctagcaatatttcttagCTTTGCCATATGATAAAGATCCTgagaattaataaaaaaaagagatggaACATTTTGACTAGCATGATCAAGGGATATCAAACAATATATGAACCTTTGTTTCACTGCATCTATTGATTCATATTTAATACGTATGCATGTGCATCTAGATAGACGGCTTTAAAAGATCCACTCCAAATGAACACCATAATCAGTAATGCTCCTCAAGCAGATTGCAGAAAGAGAAATTTGCAACATCCATCTATTATGAAAACCGGTATGACAGACCATCAGAAGAAATGAAAAACATACAATCCCCAGAGATTTCCTCAGTTTATATGTTCTAATTTGATAAAcaggaaacaaaaaagaaaaatgatttagCAGTGCCCCATGGTGGGATCAGACAGACAAATAAATCAAAAGAACAGAGATTCTGTTAGTCCAGGATCGAAGGTGTCCCAATAAAATTTATTGAGGAGCCTCTCTTCACATTTTGCAGATGAAAGGCTAGTAATACAGATAGTAAAAGTTATCACCTAAACAGACTTCAAAAATCAACATTACAAGTTTACACAAAGAAAGATACAGAGAACTCACAGGAGGTGGAGTCGCTTCCAGTGAAGGAAAATGTGACTTTGGGATGATAAGCGAGTGCCTATACAAGAAAAGACCAAAAGAAATTGAACATCACAACTCATAAAAACTAGAAAATAACTAAGATGGCATAAAGAGTAAAACATAGGCAATCGTATGATCCcatttttaaatatttgaaaTTCGTAGTCTACCAACTACAAGCAATTTCAAGTTTCATCTTCTATTAAGCAATTCATATTCAGTTACTAccatcaaagaaaagaaaaaggtcaCAGTTCACTAAACATAGGGTTGGCAACACATTGATCAGGTTTCGTATGCTAGTAAGATTGGCCACTGATCAGTGCCACTAACATGTCAAATATTTAACCCAAACTGAGACACCCAAACTTTACAACAATTTGGTCGGATGGAGATAGAGCAACATGTCTAAACAAGACTAATTACCCTCTTCTTATATCATCAGCAGATCAAGTTAGATCTGGttaatcctaattatatatgGAACTTGTACTTGACCTTTGTTCTGAAACCAGCCTAGCGCTACGTTAAATGTATGGCTTAAAATTGATGCCTTCAAACTGCCCTATCCAGTTTGATAGGTAGCCTCTGAGTTAGTCAACAAAAATGAGCTTGGGAGGGATTTACTTTCGCCAAAATGTTTTCACAATTCACAACAACCATTGCTTGAGAAACATTAACCTCAAGAATCTAGGTGCATAATTCTACAAAAAGCTAATCAAGAGTATAACATGACAAAAAAGCTGGTGACCAGGCTGGATTGAATTACGTTCAAGTCAGGCAAAGCACGACTAAGACTAACCCAAAACCTCAAATAGATCATCACGTTGTCCAAGTTGGCAAGCTTAGCATAAGATGATCATGTTATTTGTGAAACAAGTTGGCTTAGATAGGTTTGATGCTCAAGTCTGGATCGATGCTAACTGTAGAATAAAAGAAATTGGCCCATATGGACGTCTTACCTGGATTTGTCTAGAAAATCAACCAACCTTAACTATGAACTGACTGGTGAGCACGAAAACTGGTATACATGAGTCTGATCAGGCTGACCGGCACAAATCAATGGTTGCCACCCATTTTTTTACTTCATACTCGTGATCAGGTAAAGAAAATATCGTATAAAACAACATATTTATGGAAagattcatgaaaataaaaatgcaacTTTGCCTAAGTGTTCAAAACCCAAATAAAAACTGATGAAATGCCCACAATACCTCtacaatattttatcattttaaaaatttatggTTTCAGTGCATTGTCATAGCAATGGCTGTTTGAGTTCTAAAAAACATCTTTGCACTTTAAGAAAACATAATCATAGAGCAGTGGAGATACTTTACCCCAAAATCAATGGGTTAGAGTCCAAAATACAGATGCATACATCATCTTCATAAAGCTGCCAACAAGAATACAAGGTAAGAGATAAAAATTAAGGCCAACGTATGGTAACAACTACAAGATTCCAAATATACATTTAGCATAAGATTAGTGTTTGGAGTGAAAAAGAGAGTAAAAATCATGCCAAAAGTCAATACATCAGATCAAGGATCACAAGCATCGATAGAAGagaattcaaaggttatcaaAAGACTCAATTATAGGTCAATTATTTTACCTTTATTTGGTTTCTTCATTTTGTCCATTAACACCAAATTCTTCTGAGCCCACCAAATAGGCACATTGAAATCCAAAACGATTCTTTCCAATGCAATTACGTTCAGTATCGACAAAAAGTTTGGTTCCTGCTTATGGTccaatcaaaagattggacagctAAATCAATTTGCTAACAAGTCTGATGTAATCGTATCTCATATTTGTTTAATTGAAAATCCAAAACAATGATATTATTTTCATCTGAACACCCAAATTTTGGTAATTCTCTCTTTTTTGGTTATTATTAAGGTTAGCTGGCTTAAAGCACATGTCTAACAGAAACCTAAAATAAAGGACCCAAACCAGTTCTTAAGAGTGAAAAGGCCACATCAATTTTCTTAGTAGAGCAAAAGCCTTCCATCTCGTTCCATCTCACTCAACCTACTTTGAGGCCCCAAGCAAGCAATACTAACTCCCTCTAGATGAATAGCCCAGCTAGGCCACTTGTACTAATTTACTAACCAAGTGACGAACGATCATTAGTAGCCTATGTACATGAAGAGGTTGTGATTCTCAAGATTAGGCCAGAATAATATACAAGGAATCAAATTGGGAAAAAGAGAGAATAAAAGCCAGAAGAAGAACACAACAATATTCATAAGCAGCTTTTTTAGAAAAcgaaactaaaaagaagaaagcgaaTATGAGTTCTAATATGGACAAATAAAACCCATCAACACTCCAAGTCGTTCAAGAAAGTATCTAGTACGACTAAATCCGGTATCAAATAGCATAAACTGATCAAAGGAGTATATTCTACCTTGAATGCGGGGGATTCATCACGGATGATCCTACAAAAGACGCATCCCTTC comes from the Musa acuminata AAA Group cultivar baxijiao chromosome BXJ1-10, Cavendish_Baxijiao_AAA, whole genome shotgun sequence genome and includes:
- the LOC135583825 gene encoding adenylylsulfatase HINT3-like isoform X2, which produces MAQRRLAVLSSHLLQTDPVLPSATHRRAGSVEPLDLASTSSCCAGGGDAGRDEEKGCVFCRIIRDESPAFKLYEDDVCICILDSNPLILGHSLIIPKSHFPSLEATPPPVVAAMCSKIPFLSSCIMKATRCDSFNLLVNNGSAAGQTHLHIIPRKAGDELWRSESCRRHPIESNQEIDHLVNSIRHLVSSSSSSSQQ
- the LOC135583825 gene encoding adenylylsulfatase HINT3-like isoform X1, yielding MAQRRLAVLSSHLLQTDPVLPSATHRRAGSVEPLDLASTSSCCAGGGDAGRDEEKGCVFCRIIRDESPAFKLYEDDVCICILDSNPLILGHSLIIPKSHFPSLEATPPPVVAAMCSKIPFLSSCIMKATRCDSFNLLVNNGSAAGQVIFHTHLHIIPRKAGDELWRSESCRRHPIESNQEIDHLVNSIRHLVSSSSSSSQQ